AAGTCAGGATAAAGCTGGATGCCCTGGAAAAAGCTGCTCAACAGGAAACGGGCGAGAAAAAGACCGTCACGCTTGAAATCCTGAATATGATTCGCAAAGAAGTCTACGGTGTTTGAAGGAGTACCCCATGTCTGATCTCTGCCCCATTTGTCCCTATCTCAGGAGCGCGTTTACTCTCGAAACGGGCCTTGGCTGGAGTGCCTATCACGGCAACTCTATCGAAGTGCTGAAGTCCCTGCCAGAAGGCTCTGTCGATGCCTTGATCTCTGACCCGCCTTACGGAACTGGTGCCAATACTCTGATGGGCCGTCTGAAGCCTTCTTCGGAAAAATACCGCAGCACAGGGGCCGCCCCTCTGCCAGATATTGACGGGGACTCGCTCATGCCTGAAGCCTGGCAGGATATGATGGGTCAGATATTGCGCAGATCCTACCGGGTTCTCAAACCAGGAGCAACAGTGCTGCTGTTTTGCGATTGGCGTAGCCTGCCCAGTCTAATCAACGTGGTCAGCTATTCAGGTTTTGCCCTGCAGGCGGTCCCAGTCTGGGACAAAGGCCGGGGCTCACGCCCGCGCAAGAATGGTTTTCGCTCTCAATCCGAGCTGATTCTCTGGGCCAAAAAGCCAGGTGTTTTAGATGGCCCTGAACCCCCGGTCTATCTGGATGGGGTGCTGAAGCATTCCACTTTGAGCAATCACAAGCAGCACTTGACCCAAAAGCCGCTCCCATTGATGAAAGAACTGGTGCGCGTTGTGCCCAAGAAGGGGCTGGTTTTAGACCCCTTTCAAGGCAGTGGCACCACTGGCGTTGCTGCACTGGAGCAGGGGCTGACGTATATCGGGATTGAATCAGTGCCCGAATACCACAAGATTGCCTGTGAAAGACTGGCTGCATCCCAAGCCCGCGCCGCTTGAGGTAAATTTTGTCTATCCTTCTTCCCTACCAAAAAACCTATCTGGCAGACAAATCGCGATTCAAAGCGGGGATGTTTGCCCGTCAAACAGGGAAGACATTCACTACAACCCTCGAAGCCACCGACGATTGCATGGAGGCTGAAGCCACAGGCCGCATCTCTCGCTGGACCATTCTTTCGGGCTCAAAGGCCCAGGCCAAAGAGGCCATCGATACGGGTGTGAAATTGCATTTAAACGCTTATCGAACGGTGTTTGAATACCTCGAACAGCCCTTTGATGAAGACATCGACGAACTGGCCTATGAAGTTCGCTTCAAAGGGGGTTCCCGTATTCGTGCTGTGGCCGCCAACCCCGCCACAGCCCGTGGCAAATCCGACAATATTATCCTAGATGAATTTGGCTTTCACAAAGACAATCGCGCCATTTGGCGGGCCTTATTCCCCATTATTTCCAGACGTGATCTGAAGCTGCGTGTCATCTCAACCCCCAATGGTATGGGTGACAAATTCTTTGAAGTCATGAACTCGGAAAAGATGGGCCGAGTTTTCTCCCGGCATGTCATCGACATTTATCAGGCGGTGGCTCAGGGCCTGGACCGCGACATTGAAGAGCTGCGCGATGGGATGAATGACCCCGATGGCTGGGCCCAGGAGTTTGAATGCAGATTCATTGACGCAGCCACAGCTTGGTTAACCTTTGAGCTGATTGATGCGTGTGAAGATCCCTTGGCGGGCATGCCCGAAGAGTATCAAGGGGGGCTGTGCTTTGTCGGGATGGACTTTGGCCGCCGCCGTGACTTGACCACCATTTATGTGCTCGAAGACGTCGAGGGCGTCTTGTGGCTGCGCGAATGGGTCGAACTGGAGCGTAAACCCTTTCGGGAGCAATTGGCCGAGCTGGATCGCATCTTTAAAACCTATCGGGTGGTGCGGGCTGCACTTGACCAGACGGGTATGGGAGAAATGCCTGTCGAAGAAGCCAAAGCGGCACACGGCTCCAGCCGGATTCTGGGGGTTTTGTTTCAAGGCCCGGCCAAAATGGAAATGGCCACAGCCCTGAAGCAGCGAATGGAAGACCGGCAATTGAAGCTGCCAAAACGCTCTGAGCTGCGAGATGACTTGCACTCTGTTTCTAAGCGGGTTGGCCCGACTGGCATCCCTCAGATTTCTGCTCCGCGCATCAATGGATCACATGCTGACCGTTTCTGGGCATTGGGTTTGGCCTGTATGGCGGCCTCCAGTGCCGAAATGCCAGACTTTAACAAAATTCAAACCACAGGGGAATTCACCCAGCAGGAAAGTGGCCTGTGGCTGCCAACTTGGGGAACAGTAGAAGGAGCACGTTATGACGGATACTGAGGCCAAAACCACACGGCCCGAACTCAACGAAATTGCCAGTACCAACGATGGCCGGGATATTACCAGAGGATTTGTCGAAGCCCTGCATTACCTGAGCCCCACCGACAAAGTTTTGCAACAGGCGGGAGGCCTGGAATCGTATGAGGAGCTGCTCAAAGACGATCAGGTTTCTGCTACCTTTGCCCAGCGCAGAAATGCAGTGCTTGCCCGCCCATGGACAGTGACACCAGGGGGCACCAAGCGTCAGGACAAATTGGCGGCTAAACTGGTCCAAGAAACCTTGAAGGCCCTGCCTTGGGACACGATCACCGACCATATGCTTTACGCCAGGTTGTACGGCTATGCTGTGGCCGAAGTCATGTGGGTTGTTAATAGCCTGGTCAAAATCTCAGACATTCGCGTGCGTGACCGCCGCCGCTTTGTTTTCGCCCCCGACAACTCCCTTAAAATGCTCACCCACAGAAACCCCAATGGCGAGGTTTTGCCTGATCGCAAGTTCTGGGTTTCGAGTGTTGGCGCTAGCCACAACGATGAACCTTATGGCCTGGGCCTGGGCCATGCGCTCTATTGGCCCGTCTTTTTTAAACGCAACGGGGCCCGCTTTTGGGCCAAGTTTATGGAAAAATTTGCATCGCCCACCGCCATGGGAACCTTTCCCGCTGGGGCCTCAGATTCAGAGCGTCAGAAGCTCTTGGGGGCGGTTCGGGCTGTGGCAATGGATTCAGGGATTATCATTCCCGAAGGTACTCAAATTCAACTC
This genomic stretch from bacterium (Candidatus Blackallbacteria) CG13_big_fil_rev_8_21_14_2_50_49_14 harbors:
- a CDS encoding site-specific DNA-methyltransferase — protein: MSDLCPICPYLRSAFTLETGLGWSAYHGNSIEVLKSLPEGSVDALISDPPYGTGANTLMGRLKPSSEKYRSTGAAPLPDIDGDSLMPEAWQDMMGQILRRSYRVLKPGATVLLFCDWRSLPSLINVVSYSGFALQAVPVWDKGRGSRPRKNGFRSQSELILWAKKPGVLDGPEPPVYLDGVLKHSTLSNHKQHLTQKPLPLMKELVRVVPKKGLVLDPFQGSGTTGVAALEQGLTYIGIESVPEYHKIACERLAASQARAA
- a CDS encoding terminase; translation: MFARQTGKTFTTTLEATDDCMEAEATGRISRWTILSGSKAQAKEAIDTGVKLHLNAYRTVFEYLEQPFDEDIDELAYEVRFKGGSRIRAVAANPATARGKSDNIILDEFGFHKDNRAIWRALFPIISRRDLKLRVISTPNGMGDKFFEVMNSEKMGRVFSRHVIDIYQAVAQGLDRDIEELRDGMNDPDGWAQEFECRFIDAATAWLTFELIDACEDPLAGMPEEYQGGLCFVGMDFGRRRDLTTIYVLEDVEGVLWLREWVELERKPFREQLAELDRIFKTYRVVRAALDQTGMGEMPVEEAKAAHGSSRILGVLFQGPAKMEMATALKQRMEDRQLKLPKRSELRDDLHSVSKRVGPTGIPQISAPRINGSHADRFWALGLACMAASSAEMPDFNKIQTTGEFTQQESGLWLPTWGTVEGARYDGY
- a CDS encoding portal protein, coding for MTDTEAKTTRPELNEIASTNDGRDITRGFVEALHYLSPTDKVLQQAGGLESYEELLKDDQVSATFAQRRNAVLARPWTVTPGGTKRQDKLAAKLVQETLKALPWDTITDHMLYARLYGYAVAEVMWVVNSLVKISDIRVRDRRRFVFAPDNSLKMLTHRNPNGEVLPDRKFWVSSVGASHNDEPYGLGLGHALYWPVFFKRNGARFWAKFMEKFASPTAMGTFPAGASDSERQKLLGAVRAVAMDSGIIIPEGTQIQLLEATRGGNASYGEWLHYWDSAIAKVILGQTMTTEDGSSYSQATVHYAVRQDLVKADADLVSQTANSSWVRWLVDYNFAGAAYPQVWRDMEDAEDLEQRSTRDKTLFDMGFKLTPEAVTRIYGDDYEPIEPPQPETKPDPIPAKQEQTAPALAEGDEIDLTPSPVEPLANALDQQSAPAWRKILDHIQQLVNSAPDLPTLRDALLNAYAELPGDELGDVMALAMLTAELAGRYDVEQESADD